DNA sequence from the Methylacidiphilum kamchatkense Kam1 genome:
GACAGTTGAAGTCCCTCAATTTTTAAAAGATACCCATTATTCTTGGGCAACTAAACTGGGCCGTGGTATTGGCTATCTCTACAGCCACGATTTTAGGGATGCAATCAGCCCTCAACGATACGGTATTAAGCCAGGAACTTTTTACTCTCCAACGGATCACGGAAAAGAAAAAGAATTCTCAGAAAGATTGAAATACATAGAAAGCCTAAGAAAACAAAACAATCCGATGAATATTTCTGCAGAGGATTCGATTACTTAGAGCGACTTTTTTTACAACCGTTGTTGACTAAACTGATGAGCGTTCATGGAAAATTGCTAAAGAAATAAGATGCAGTTTAAAAATCCCCAAATCCTTTTTGGCTTGTTGCTTTTGCCTCTTTTTTTATTTTTATATTATCATCAAAACTCCGCCTCAAAAGCCACTTTTGCCCACTTATTCAAAGTTTTCTTTTCCCACCAAGGAGTTGAAATTAAAAGAGAAGAGAGCCAAAAGAACCCTATTCCCTGGCTCTTCCTCCTTTCTTCAATCCTTTTTATTGTCGCTTTATCCAGACCCCAATGGGGGGAAACAGACATCGAGTTGCTTCAATCAAACAGCGATTATCTCCTGGCTATAGATGTATCTAAAAGCATGTTAGCAGAAGATACCGTTCCCTCTAGACTGGAAAGAGCAAAACTGCTTGCTTCCAATTTTATTGCCAAACTTCAAGGAGAAAGAGTCGGATTGCTCGCTTTTACTAGGAATGCATTTGTAGAAGTCCCTTTTTCAACTGATTATGATTTAATCCAAGAAATGATTTCAGCATTGTCCCTAGATGATTTTTCAAATGGAGGAACAAGTTTTGCTGCCATGATGGAAGAAGTGCTTCTTTTTTTCTCTTCCGAAGAAAGGCATAAAAAAATACTTATTCTTTTCAGTGACGGCGAAGACCATGGGGGGAGATGGGAACAAAAACTTACTGAATTGAAAAAAAATGGTGTTCAAGTGCTAGCCATCGGCATTGGTTCGTCCAACGGGGCATTAATAAAAAATTCCAATGGGGCGCTCTATAAAGATTACAATGGTCAGCCTATAGTCAGCTTTTTCAATCCTTCTTCATTGGAACTTATTGCACACTCTACTGGTGGTATCTATGTCCAGGCTGATAAGTGGCTTGACATTGTCCCTTTGGTT
Encoded proteins:
- a CDS encoding vWA domain-containing protein, with product MQFKNPQILFGLLLLPLFLFLYYHQNSASKATFAHLFKVFFSHQGVEIKREESQKNPIPWLFLLSSILFIVALSRPQWGETDIELLQSNSDYLLAIDVSKSMLAEDTVPSRLERAKLLASNFIAKLQGERVGLLAFTRNAFVEVPFSTDYDLIQEMISALSLDDFSNGGTSFAAMMEEVLLFFSSEERHKKILILFSDGEDHGGRWEQKLTELKKNGVQVLAIGIGSSNGALIKNSNGALYKDYNGQPIVSFFNPSSLELIAHSTGGIYVQADKWLDIVPLVQKMVKSPEYSKNKEKMKVLAEKYIYFLLPALLLAIASFYWEFPRHERFIMVNKPGAKGKKN